Within Dermacentor variabilis isolate Ectoservices chromosome 8, ASM5094787v1, whole genome shotgun sequence, the genomic segment gacggcgattccagcgacgacgagggcaactgtgttttcgaaaaaatgcgtccgtgcacagccactgaactggcgtcagcgtttagcctgattcggcgctgttgcggcgaaatggaaggcactgggctctcgcacctggacagactcgagaagattgagactagtgttttaaacttcatttttcagaggaaaaagcagcccaaaattagtgattttttttccgtgaaataaagcgctttcatattgtATGCGTggctgttccaatcggtaagccacaattttttttatgatcgcgagtgcttttttggcctatatctgtatatcgaattttcgctatatcgaactattttccgatccccgtcgaattcgatatatccggaTTCGACTGTATGTGGATTGGTTTGAGAAGGAAGCCTTGTCTTCATGACCTGTGCTTGTCTTGCCCGACTTTTGCAGAGAATGCATTCCCTGGTGTGACGCCAGCAACCGTGGTCTAGGTGTCGTCCTTGCCCAACTTAATGAATTCGGTGAAGAGCACTCCGCGCTGTACCTCAGTAGAAAACTGAAATCGCGAGAAGAGGTGTTTAGCACCTCGGAGAAAGACTGTTTGTGCATAGGATGGGCCAGGCAAAAGCTAGGATGCTGTATTGAAGGCACGAAATTCAAGGTCGAAAGCGACCATTGCCCTCTTGTATGGCTGAAGAAAATGTCAAAAAGAAACGGGAGACTGCTGAGATAGCCTCATTTGGCAGGAATATAACTTCGAGGCCAAGCATAGGAAAGAGAGCCAGAATAAGCATGAAGACTGGCTGAGCCGGGGATTTTAGGCAACGAGCTCAGAGCATTTTTTTTAGAAACATGTCCCGTATGTATTGCTAGCAATGTCATTGAGATAGGCAACTTAGTTCTGTCTTGCCGAGAGCTGACCATGacaaaaaaagacagagagagggggTAGAACTTTGTAGAGAGATGCGGGGATCATGGCATCCATGTAAACGCGTAGCTGGCACACGCCGaccagtgtgtgcgtgtgcatgtgtattCCCAGTGAGATGCATACAACGAAGTGAGGGCTGGACCCACAAGCTGCAGTGTGACATCACCATCACTCCTAGAACAATCCCCAAGGCCACGACCAAACATCGATGCTTCGGGCAACCTGTCAGCTGGTCAACCTCAGGTTGAATCTTTTGGCAGCGGAGGTGTCTGTTATGTCTCAACACGGCTAAGGGCATTAATTAGACATTTGCCACTAGGCAACCCCCACCCATCCATCAGTGCCTACCAAGAAGACAACACAGCGTTGACACGAACAGCTGACAGGTCCATAAAAGGCACCCCCTGCCACTACCAGGCAGCCTGAACTAATGATAGAAAGGGCCAACGTCAAATGCTACCGAAGAACGGCGCCGTCCTTGGATTGCCAGAATGATATCGTGCCCCATATTGCATGCCCATACCTGCCAACGTGATGATTTGGAAAATTGTAAAGCTATTGTGGCGGGCGGGAGGTGCATGGCAGCACTATTTTTTTAAGAAATTTACCTTTAGCGACAAGCTTACTCACGTTTTCACAACCGCAAGTGAAATCCGTGTCTTGGAGAGTAAAGAGCAAAAACTCCACTggggcacaatttatttttgcaatgattttTCTGTTGCCGACcttgcctgcttcagaaacttccCCGTGTAGATTTGCTCAAAGCCACTCTGGTGCCCCTTGACCATCAGCAGACTTTCGAGTGTTTTCTCACACAGAGATGAGCGAAACTCCGTTCAAGTtttgttcacagtgctgaatattctctCACATTTAGCACTGCTGTGGGGAAAGGAGAGAATACCCAGCATAACCATAGAAATTCTGTGGAACCTGAGCAATCCGTCGACACTTCGAACGCTTTCTAATTGCGACCACTGCATGTCGCACCTTGGCTCATTCAATATGTCGGCTGGAACCTGATGTGCTTGCAAGTTGGCAAACTCGACTTCAAGTGCATCGATTGCTTCTTTTGTTTCACCACTCTGCTCTGGGGTAGGATAGCAAGAAATGCCATAATAAAATGACGTACACTGTTGAATGAAGAagtttccagagcttgtactTCCAGAGCAACTCCGGCATCTTGAGATTGACGTCTTCTCGCAGGAATTCGTGGTGAATGTAATCGCATGCTGCCGTTAAGTACAGGCATACAGTAGAGAGGAActgctctctctcaatgcagctcagtgcCTCAACCACACAGTAGGTTGTGCTGCCAATGACTATGTCTTCATCACCTTTCTGATTCTCTGCAGCTTCATAGTCAACTTCCAGCAATGAATGACATGCCTTGACAACAACTGGGCACACAAATCTAGTCGGGAGATCCTCGAAAAGGCAGTTAAAGAAGCCCCATCAGCACATGATTCTGAGGAGCCTGTGCCTGAAGAATGCAGTTTGCCTTCTCAAAAAGCGGTATAACATTTTGGAGAAAAAGACAGCATGCCCTGTTTAGCTccgatgacaaaaaataaaacaggcgctCCTCACAGGTCACGTGGCTGGCTTCCCCAGAATCATTGGTATGAAGTTTTGGTTTTTTGCTTGAGGTCCAGAATAAGCTCCTTTCCTCTTTATAGAGAGTTCATCACCGTGGATGCTTTTTTTCCCGAGGCCTGCAGCAGTCTTGTGAAGATGTGTAGCAGACTTTGGGGTCAGTGCAGGGTTCTTGGGGGTTTGTGAGGAAGTCTTTGGAATTTGGTGCGACTCCAAGAACAAGCTCTGCttgttgcactgctttgtttcagaTAAACAAAGCTGAGTAGTGGTTTGCACTGGACGAGCAGCCTCTTCAAACACTTTCCCAACGACAGCCAAGTGTCGGCGAATTCTTCAACATCTTTCTGACCTCGGCGTCATGCATTTTTTGGAACTCTTGAAGTCAATCTTTCCATTTCGAGCTTCTCTCGGAGTAAAAAAGATGTCAACCAAAGCCTCATCAACCTTTACAGGAAGACATGAAGCTCCTTTTTGGGCGGCCAAGTTGATGAGATGGCACAGGCGACCAACCCCTATCAAACCTGGTTGAGCCTCTCTCAATACAGTAGAAACACTGCTCTTCTTGCCGATCATGACATTGGCGTTGTCCGAACACATAGCCAACAGGTTTCCAACAGGCAAATCGTCCAGaaccagatttgcaatcttgtgaccCGTCGCTTCCCCTTGGATTGTCCCAAGGCAAAGAAGGCGGCTTTTGACTCTGCTCCtttctttaatgaaatttgttgcaacaATAGGGTAAACCTGCATATTCCTGTTATTGCTGCCATACACAGTGACCGAAAATACTTGCTGTTTTATGGCATCCAGCAAAGGAGTCTCCACGTTAGTGCATTTCCTGAACAATTGACATCGTCTTTGTTCGTCCACAGGCATAGCGTTTCGCTTCTTCGCACTTGGGGAACATCTTCCAGAAAAGCGGTCCGGCATGGTCGCTGACACTCAGCGGGATGTTGTGTTCAACTAAAAATGCCGTAAAGAGGCATTCTGCACAGATCACACCGAGGTCGTTGTCGCTGCgcacaaaacttgctaggcttgGCTGGCTGTCCGCGGCTCGCACGTATCCCTGATGCTTTTTCGAAGCAATGTGGACCTTGATATCCGACTTGCCACCATGCGAGATGTTCATATCACAGGCACACGTGGTGCAGAATCCGAACTTCTCACCTTTCCTCGACGGCATGAAGCATGGAAATTcttcctggtgttaacagcgcaaaacgtagacgagacacgagacgagaggGCGACACCATAAGCGCTGCTTGTGGTGTCGCCCTCTCGTCTCGTGTACTCCAGCCTGTACTCTGTTCAGGCTAGAGGGAGGTCTGTGCAAAGAGATTCGAAAGAACTGAAGATATTTGTGGGCATCTACATTGCAATGGGGATCCTCAAGCTTCTAAGGGTTCGACTGTACTGGTCAAGAATGTTCAGAATCGAGCTCACTGCTCAGGCAATGAGCCGAAACAGCTTTTTTGAACTCAGGAGCCACGTGCACTTCATTGACAAGCTGTCAATATCAGATGAAGAACAGGAGAATAACAGGCTGTTTCTCGTAAAGCCTATCATCACCTCTTTCCGAAACGCCTGCATTGAGCTATCGCGATCCCGTGAGGTTTCCATTGACGAACAAATGATACCGTTTTCTGGAAGGTGCCCTGTACGGCAGTGCGTTCCCTCAAAGCCATATCCTGTAGGGCTTAAAAATTTTGTAATGGCATCCCCAGACGGCTTGGTGCTGGACTTCGCCATCTATGTTGGCAAGGGAACAGTTCCTGGTGATGACATGCGGGAATTTGGTCTCGGTGGAAGTGTTATCAAGAAACTTGTCCATACGTTAAATCGAGATTGAGATACTTTTGTCTTCACGGACAGGTATTTCACAAGCATCAAGATAGCTGAGCACCTGGTCAAAGGAAATGTGTTTCTAACTGGAACAGTGATGGGAAACTGGACCGGCGGAGTTGCGGCCGCAATGCCGCAGGACCGAGATATGCAGCGCGGAGATTCAGTGGTCAAGGTGGGGAGTGACGAAAAATTATGCATTGTCAAGTGGAAGGACCGTAAATCTGTGCTGATGTTATCCACTGCGTTTGGCATCGTACCAGAAGGAAGCTGCCAAAGATGGTGTAaggatcagaaaaaaaaaagtcaaagtgCAGCAGCCAGATGCGGTAGCGAAATACAATAAGTACATGGGCGGACTGGACCTGCTCGACCGTTTCATCTCGTACTATCGTAGCTCTATGCGAACGAAAAAGTGGACGGTCCGTGTGTTCGCACAGTTTCTGGATATGGCCTGCTGCAACGGATGGATCGAGTACAAAAGAGGCTGTGAGCAAAGTCAGACCACAAAGCAGCAAACGCTCGATCTGCTGGAATTCAAAATGAACATTGCTGTTGCCTTAATTCAAGCGGAAACGTGGCGATCGAAAAGGTCAAGAGGTCACGAAGCCGAAAGTGACGATGAAGAGGCGCAACCAAGTCAACCACAGAGGGGAAAGATCATTCCGCTACCTCCGGATGACGTCAGATATGACCGGACAGGACACTTTCTTGAGCAACAAAAGCTGGGATCGCACAACAGATGCCGCAATCCAGGCTGCAGCGGTTAATCGAGAGTGAAATGCATGAAATGGTGGCATATTTCTCTGCTTGCAAAACCGGAACTGCTTTTTTAACTTCCACACCCATTGAGACCCACAGTCCCCGATCGGGTACAACCAAATTTCAGCACTCCTTTTCGTTTGTTTAGGCTTCTTTTTCTCCTATGCTCATTTGGGTCTAGAAGTGCCAAATAAACAAGTTTGAAACAAATTATGAAAACTTCTTTCTGGAGACTGAAGAGATTAACAAGCTCCTGCAAGAGTAGGCTTCCATAACTGGAGCCTTGGTAAGTAATgtcaaataaacccttttccttcattcctactactgaACATATTCGTTGacgggcttggtggattccttgccctaacgccaccaGAGCTGCTACAGTGCTCAAAAGGATTGtatgttgtggggatgcgcgactcacgcgcgtccccagatatcctgttttcccccatctcctgcaatcccgcttcgccgcgtggcctgcgtgacgcccgcggcggtcgatgtggttgaagcgtagcgcgagagatggcgcgagtgttgcgctgctaccggcggggttacttgggtgcgggagcggaaggcgctcttTTTTGGGTTCGAGATCGTCAAGCGGTACAGACATGCCGTGTCGCGCGTGCGCcaacccatgcttctgcgagaccgtctcacgtggccgccttcgaaAGCGCCACCAtttgcgtgaccgtacacgcgaatgaccaggcgttgcgatccagcatggggcgaacatattcgctcgctatccggtcgcggtgagtcggacttctagatttgtcgcgcgcccatcggcatgttttgtggatagcaactcggctagcaggcattgatctatgaaaggtgcaataaatgcccttgtgactgtttgcactactgtgttgtcgttcatTTGTCtcaagagcacgggaggagatcTCCACAATGTAAACAATGTTTTGAGCAGGTAAGCCACATGCCAGCAAACGTTTAAAGTGTGTGCTTTAAATACAGGCAACTGAAATTCTTAATACATCTGCTCGAAAAAAATTAGGCAATGACCCAGCCATTCCTTAAAATGAAGTTAGTAAGCAAACATCCCACTGACCTTCGATAAAGAGGAAGCCCATAAATGTGAGAAGGCAAAGTACAATGATGAAGCTGAGAAAGGTCAGTGCCGGCAGGCTGAGAATGCCCAGCACAACAGCTCCACATGCCGACAGCGTGGGGTTGTCTTTCAGGTACACCTGGTACACCTCGGACTTGCGAATGTGCTCGATCTGTGAGGTGGCACACTGTACGAGCATGTTGAAGCTCACTGACGCATTGCCCATCATGCTCTGTGGTCGGTCGGCCATGGCCAGATCCTCCCAGTCAGCGTCGGTGGCACGCGAAATACTGTGCACAAACAGAGGAAAGAGAAGTCATTTACAAGGGACGGGGCAATGCATGGGGCCACTTGAGGTTGTATTTGCAAACAAGGGCAACTTTCTCAGTTTGTTTATTTTGAGTTAAGCCAGAGGCATTAGTAATAACATTCATGAGGTGGCTTAAGATTTAAAATTTCTGTACAAAAAAATTTAATGTTGTCGTTAACAGCACATTAAATACAGACATATACCGGGGTATCTAGTTTTATAGAAACAGACTTGTTAAAGATTTCCTGTAGTAGATATCACAGTTTTGTCCCATCAGGTAGGCACTATTTGCTAGACAACCTACAGTCAGTCTAGCTAATCAGCAAGGCATCGCCAGTGAAGTTTGAAAATGCTTGTAATTGCATAATTGAAGCCAAGCAGTAAGTTATATCCATTCAGCAGAAATTCTGATACATGGCACCAGCTTTGAGAAATAGGCCCTGAAATTCTGTAATGAATGCACTGATGTTTCAGTTACCACTTACCAGCAAATTGCAATATCAATATACCATACGAGATATTTAATGTTCATTAAAATAGATGACCCAGTATTTAGACACTTTCCTCTGAAATGTGGTACCAGTGCTCCCCTTAGTACAGAAACAGTGCACCATAACCTACTATGCAAGCCCAATTCATGCCTTTGTCGAAACTTCCTTGCACTAGTGCTATGTTTACAGGAGAAAACTATTCTAGCCCATGTATCCAGCTAACAAAGGTATTATGCAATACATATACCAGGTGTTTTTCTGTACACGCAACACTTAAAGCAAATTGTCGTATCTAGGCCCCCGTCATTTCTGCAGATAGGCTATGTGGCAAGGCGGACATATGCAGCAAGACAATGTTCAACCATAATTTTGTTAAGTACCTAAAAATGTGCTAATCAACTCCATCTGTGATTCTCTTCTCAGCTAAAATAGACTTGTCAAAGGATAGGCATAAATCAGAAATACTTCTTCCATTCATTCTGCTTTGAAAAGCCAGATATAAGACTAGAAGAGCGTATAGAGAAAAATATGGCTAGAGCCTCTCGTCGTCAGCATAGCAAGAGCCTAAAACCCATTTCTGCCCACACAAATTATTAGATGTTCTTTCTCTATAAGAACAACAGATGACAAATTCCCTGCCTCATAATTCAATGTTGCTTGGTTCAGCAGAGTAGTTCACGTGttcatttttttatattattatttttgatGATCCTGATGCATGGTACTTCTTTAAAGGAAAGTGTGAACTGTTCTAGTGCTTACGAACTTCAGTGACATTTTGTAACAGCAGTTGTTCATATGTATATGTTTGCCCTCTCCAGATTGGACCCATTGTCGTTTGCAGTAtagaataaaagaaagtcaaaggGACTTAGCtgtccctacgtggatgaatgcgagaGCATTGCGACCACCGCGTGATGCTTAAGACATTATGCCACAACGCAAGGTCataggttcgactcccactaaaTGTTGTGGGTTCGCCTCCCACGAaatgtcgagggttcgactcccaacaaaggtggtGGGTTTGAGTAccttaactctaccttaattccctgtgccttaattaacaccaaagcttgagggttcaactcccaccaaacgttgtgggttcgagtgccttcacTCTATCTTAGTCAGCTGTGCAATAATTACTTTTGCTTTAATTAGCACCAAAGGTTCTGGGCTTGACTCCTGGCAAAGGTTGCGGGTTTGTAGCCTTTTTGTACCATTGTGTGGTCACACTGCCAATGCCGGATTTTTCacctcatgagccatttaatgcttttgaattaataaatgaataaataattgctCACTTTAAGGCCCATGTTGCCATTGCATAATTGAAGTTGAGGCATAGGTAAGTCATGTAAGCAGAAATCCTAACACTAGCACCATAAGCATCCATTACAGTGAGACAGGAGTGCTCTTGCCCCTTGCCACCCCCCGTCCCCCAAACATGCCTGGGGTTAGGGAAGACCCCCCCTCCACGTTTCAAACCTCAGGCAGCCTTAATAACCAGTGTTCTTGTGGATGAAGTGCTTTTGCAAAGTAAGTAACAGGCTGCGGCACGTAATGAAGGGTGAAGCAAGGACTGAATGTATTTGTTAGCTCTGTGGTGGTTACGTGATGTTAGCAAATGTGACACGATTATATTTGTACAAAGCAATGAACCATACGTAAATGAACTTCCAAATTTGAACTTATTTTTTCTTGCCTCCCTCAATGCACAGTTATAGTAACGCTTTCTCACTACCCCCACCCCCCTTTCGGGAAAATGTAAACACTACTCCTCTGACAAGCACCACTTTTGTGATATGCTCGGCATTCCAGTTAAGATCCTCCAAAACTGTTACAGGCACATTTTTGGGAAACTTAACTGGAATACCAATGTGTTTTATAGCCCATTTTAAGGATGCATGTCTTGAAAGTGGTGCTAGTCTTAGAATTTCTTCTAAGCAGACTTCACTTAGCTGCTTTGCTTCAATCTTGTGAATTGAAACATGTAGCCTGAAATTAATAATTAAAAGTTCATTAGCACATTTCAGGTAATTAGCTAAATTACCTATATGCATTTATCTATATGCAAAAAACAAAAGGTGCCTAGATAAGGTGCTCCACATAAGAAAAACATGTGGCATATCACTACACATAAAAAGGAGGTAGCTGTTAGCGAGATCAAGCACGATTTAAAAGTAAGGGAATTTAACAGCAAACTGATAAAACTGCAAACTGTAGCATTCAAGAACAAAGTGCCAACAAAGTGTCAACAAAGTGTCAACAAAGTGTCAACGAAGTTAAAGCAGGGTAAATCACGTTTTTACTTTTAAAGGGTCAATATTGAAATTGTTACGCAATCATTGAGGGAGATGTAGCATGAACAACACTACTAGACAAATAATGTGCTTCATCTGAACACCCACCCTCTTAAAAAAATAGCTTTCCTAACAACAGCAACGATAGCGGGCAGGTTAAAAGGACTATGAAATAACAGTGCAGCTTGAACCATAACCTCAGCAATAACTAAAAGGTACACTTACTGGTAAATAAACAACTAACGCCACTACCCCACAATGATGATGTACCGACAAGCATGAACCTGCAGCTTACAAAAACTTTTGGAGAAAACAGTTCTCTTATCATTGCAAATGCAGTATAGCTTGAATGAAGGTGTCATTTGCCTGATCGGGGGACTGAACGACCTTACGTTCAGGGCCTGTAGCAGCCTTTGCAGTGTAAATTCAAGGACTTTTAAGCTCCTGACAAAGCACTTTTCAGCATTAACACACCGTGATGCCCGACAGCTGGAAAACAAAACAGTCGTAAACAGCAAGCATATGGAACGAAAAAGGTTCCTAAGCCTTTCTCGAATAAACCATCCACAGCCAACACAAACCAGATGGCTGCCTTCCACAAGTACACTAATCGGCTCAGAATGGCTGGACATTTGGCTTGTATAAACCTCATGGTCAAATTCGCAAATAAAATCCACTGACCTTAGCCAAAAGCAAAGTACAAGAATTTTTAAGCATTTAAGGACTTTTAAGGCCTGGAAAGGCCAGTTGGAAATTTAAGGGTTTCAAGAACCACTACAAAACCTGTAAATTATAACTTAAAAGCAAGCTTTATTGCGGGAAGTTCCTATCTATAGTAAATACATAATGAAGAAGAAATAGTTTTGTTCAGCAACTTCACCAATTTTGATGCAGTTTATTGCATGTAAAAGTAAAAGCTAAAATATGCCAACTATAGGAAGTGAATTTTAATTTAGGCCTccaagggtttttttttttgctttataaatTTTTTTCAGACATCCTTGAATAtagccacataaaaaaaaagctaaagaatCAAGTTCtacttcaatgacaaaaaaaaaatataacaataCTGTAAACCGCGCCTATGAAGAcctctaaagcagacaaaatttatgtatatatacacatctCTAAAATATACCACTAACTCATGAGTAGGATTTTGAAGACTCGTATAAGCATATTAACCATTTCATTTACGCCATAAATTTGCGTATAATGTTTTTCTGCTTTAGATGCTCGAACAGATGCAGTGTGCAGAACTACAATACCTCACTTTGTTGCAAtgttatggatttgtaaacttgtAAACTTTGCAATTTTGTAAAAAATTGAGACATACGATTAAAATTCTGATTCTACCAGTTGGTAGAATCCAGCtctctcttttaaatgcaactaaCTTCCTTCAAATTGGTTCAGTTGTTGTCTAATGAGGACATTTTTGCAATCCACATATATATGAATGCAAAAACGGAAGTTTGCCatgagctagagcttcctctttaagaaaaaggaaacaacactacctgcaaaacaaaaaaatgcaaat encodes:
- the LOC142589526 gene encoding uncharacterized protein LOC142589526 isoform X2, which gives rise to MADRPQSMMGNASVSFNMLVQCATSQIEHIRKSEVYQVYLKDNPTLSACGAVVLGILSLPALTFLSFIIVLCLLTFMGFLFIEGTLITFGVIVTAGILFFIGTFVASFGCCLYAIFYVLRTLKIVGNSAALADSTKKPE
- the LOC142589526 gene encoding uncharacterized protein LOC142589526 isoform X1, which translates into the protein MQEVADSVSDCSSISRATDADWEDLAMADRPQSMMGNASVSFNMLVQCATSQIEHIRKSEVYQVYLKDNPTLSACGAVVLGILSLPALTFLSFIIVLCLLTFMGFLFIEGTLITFGVIVTAGILFFIGTFVASFGCCLYAIFYVLRTLKIVGNSAALADSTKKPE